A genome region from Mycobacterium florentinum includes the following:
- a CDS encoding DUF4350 domain-containing protein — protein sequence MATTAPAPAAATTGRWRSWRGIALTLIALALVAWIGAYLTAPRPGARMDAESTGPDGAHALVTLLRDGGVDVVVADKLADVEQAARPDTLILVAQSQYLSEDMLERLAKAPGDLLLVEPTARTREALLPGVRISGASAFDSEPNCTLREATRAGSVRFGPSDTFDVNDTRVITRCYDGVLIRFRDGGRTITAVGSSDFMTNQALAQAGNAALAMNLAGDRPRLIWYAPHHIEGETTSATSIFDLIPDNVNWIVWQLWVVVLLVALWKGRRPGPLVAEDLPVVVRASETVEGRGRLYRSRRARDRAAAALRTATLQRLLPRLGLGTGAQAQAVVMTVAQRTGIDAGFVSYHLFGPPPGTDNDLLQLARALDEIERQVTNS from the coding sequence ATGGCCACGACGGCGCCGGCCCCCGCGGCCGCAACCACCGGCCGATGGCGATCGTGGCGCGGAATCGCGCTCACGTTGATCGCGCTCGCGCTGGTCGCCTGGATAGGTGCCTACCTGACGGCGCCGCGACCGGGTGCCCGCATGGACGCGGAGTCCACCGGACCCGACGGCGCCCACGCGTTGGTGACGCTGCTGCGCGACGGCGGTGTCGACGTTGTCGTCGCCGATAAGCTGGCCGACGTCGAACAGGCGGCACGCCCCGACACGCTGATCCTGGTGGCGCAGAGCCAGTATCTGTCCGAGGACATGCTGGAGCGGCTGGCCAAGGCGCCCGGCGATTTGCTCCTGGTCGAGCCGACCGCGCGAACCCGCGAGGCACTGCTGCCCGGCGTGCGCATCTCGGGTGCCAGCGCCTTCGACAGCGAGCCGAATTGCACGCTGCGCGAGGCCACTCGGGCCGGGTCGGTTCGATTCGGTCCCAGCGACACCTTCGACGTCAACGACACCCGGGTGATCACTCGCTGTTACGACGGGGTGCTGATCCGCTTCCGCGATGGCGGGCGAACCATCACGGCGGTCGGCAGCAGCGACTTCATGACCAATCAAGCCCTGGCGCAGGCGGGCAACGCCGCGCTGGCGATGAATCTCGCGGGCGACCGCCCCCGCCTGATCTGGTACGCACCACACCACATCGAAGGTGAAACTACGTCTGCCACATCAATTTTCGACCTGATTCCGGACAACGTGAACTGGATCGTCTGGCAACTGTGGGTGGTCGTGTTGCTGGTTGCGCTGTGGAAGGGTCGCCGCCCCGGCCCGCTGGTGGCCGAGGACCTACCCGTCGTGGTGCGCGCCTCGGAGACCGTGGAGGGCCGCGGCCGGTTGTATCGCTCCCGCCGGGCGCGCGATCGCGCCGCGGCAGCCCTGCGCACCGCGACGCTGCAGCGGCTGCTACCCCGGCTCGGCCTGGGCACCGGCGCCCAGGCGCAGGCGGTGGTGATGACCGTCGCCCAACGCACCGGGATTGACGCGGGATTTGTTTCCTACCACCTGTTCGGCCCACCGCCGGGCACCGACAACGACTTGCTCCAACTCGCCCGTGCGCTCGACGAAATCGAAAGGCAGGTCACCAACTCGTGA
- a CDS encoding DUF4129 domain-containing protein, whose translation MPSIDIDRDAAHQAAADELSKPIYTKASAMQQLVDWINELLYRLLQKTSSLPGGWLTTAVLLTLLAIAVVVAIQIARRTMRTRRRGDYQLFETALLTAAQHRETAERYAAEGNWTAAIRHRLRAIARQLEETGVLNPAPGRTANELARDAGEVLPHLTDELSQAATAFNDVTYGEVPGTQSAYQMIADLDDHLRMRAPATAPAAGHYTPVESWAQVR comes from the coding sequence GTGCCTTCCATCGACATCGACCGCGATGCCGCACATCAGGCCGCGGCCGACGAGCTCAGCAAGCCGATCTACACCAAGGCGTCGGCCATGCAGCAGCTCGTCGATTGGATCAACGAGCTGCTGTACCGGCTGCTGCAGAAGACCTCCTCGCTACCGGGTGGCTGGTTGACCACCGCGGTGCTGCTCACCCTGCTGGCCATCGCAGTCGTGGTTGCCATCCAGATCGCTCGGCGCACCATGCGCACCAGGCGCCGCGGCGACTACCAGTTGTTCGAAACCGCACTGCTCACCGCGGCTCAACATCGTGAGACCGCGGAACGCTACGCGGCGGAAGGAAATTGGACCGCGGCAATTCGCCATCGGTTGCGCGCCATTGCCCGCCAGCTCGAAGAGACCGGGGTGCTGAACCCGGCGCCGGGGCGCACCGCCAACGAGCTGGCGCGAGACGCCGGCGAGGTGTTGCCGCATCTCACGGACGAATTATCCCAGGCGGCAACGGCATTCAATGATGTCACGTACGGCGAGGTGCCCGGGACCCAGTCCGCCTACCAGATGATCGCCGACCTCGACGACCACTTGCGAATGCGGGCACCGGCCACCGCACCCGCGGCCGGGCATTACACGCCGGTCGAATCATGGGCACAGGTGCGGTGA
- a CDS encoding GatB/YqeY domain-containing protein has translation MAELKARLRADLTGAMKTQDKLRTATLRMLLAAIQTEEVSGKAARELSDDEILKVFARESRKRGEAAEIYTQNGRGELAANEHAEARIIDEYLPTPLNEAELADVVDTAIAQVAEAIGERPSMKQMGQVMKAATAIAAGKADGSRLSAAVKDRL, from the coding sequence ATGGCGGAACTCAAAGCCCGGCTCCGGGCGGACCTCACCGGGGCAATGAAGACCCAGGATAAGTTGCGGACCGCGACCCTGCGCATGTTGCTGGCCGCTATCCAGACCGAGGAGGTTTCCGGCAAGGCGGCCAGGGAACTATCCGACGACGAAATCCTCAAGGTATTCGCCCGCGAATCACGCAAGCGCGGTGAGGCCGCCGAGATTTACACCCAAAACGGCCGCGGCGAGCTCGCCGCCAACGAGCACGCCGAGGCGCGGATCATCGACGAGTACCTGCCCACGCCGCTCAACGAGGCCGAGTTAGCCGACGTCGTCGACACCGCCATCGCCCAGGTTGCTGAGGCGATCGGCGAGCGCCCCAGCATGAAGCAGATGGGACAGGTCATGAAGGCGGCGACCGCGATCGCGGCCGGAAAGGCCGACGGCTCGCGGCTGTCGGCGGCGGTGAAGGATCGGCTGTAG
- a CDS encoding LLM class F420-dependent oxidoreductase, translating to MTRFGYTLMTEQSGPKELVRYAVSAEECGFDFEVCSDHFSPWLTSQGHAPNAWAVLGAVAHATERVGLYTYVTCPTMRYHPAIVAQQAATVQILADGRFTLGLGSGENLNEHVVGKGWPTIEQRHDMLREAIKIIRELFGGRLVDWRGEYFQVNSARLWDVPDVPVGLGVAMSGAKSVEKLSKLADHLIAVEPDKDLVDAWHAARQAANGTEGGRVIGQVPVCWDPDRDAAIERAHDQFRWCFGGWAVNADLPTPAGFAGATRFVRPEDVARGIPCGPDLDAIVDAVRPYWEAGFTDIALIQIGGQTQDLFLNEAAEPLLAALRAASP from the coding sequence ATGACCAGGTTCGGCTACACCCTGATGACCGAGCAGAGCGGGCCCAAAGAACTTGTACGATACGCAGTTTCAGCCGAGGAGTGCGGGTTCGACTTCGAAGTCTGCAGCGACCATTTCTCCCCTTGGCTGACATCGCAGGGCCATGCGCCCAACGCCTGGGCGGTGCTGGGCGCGGTGGCGCACGCGACCGAGCGGGTGGGCCTGTACACCTATGTCACCTGCCCGACGATGCGCTACCACCCGGCGATCGTCGCCCAGCAGGCCGCCACCGTGCAGATTCTGGCCGACGGGCGATTCACGCTCGGGCTGGGTAGCGGTGAGAACCTCAACGAACATGTCGTCGGCAAGGGCTGGCCGACCATCGAGCAGCGCCACGACATGCTGCGCGAGGCCATCAAAATCATCCGCGAGCTGTTCGGCGGCCGGCTGGTCGACTGGCGTGGCGAGTACTTCCAGGTCAATTCGGCCCGCCTATGGGATGTGCCCGACGTCCCGGTCGGTCTCGGCGTGGCGATGAGCGGCGCCAAGAGCGTGGAGAAACTCAGCAAGCTCGCCGACCACCTGATCGCGGTCGAGCCCGACAAAGACCTGGTGGACGCCTGGCATGCGGCGCGTCAGGCCGCCAACGGCACCGAAGGCGGGCGGGTGATCGGGCAGGTGCCGGTGTGCTGGGACCCCGACCGCGACGCCGCGATCGAACGCGCGCACGACCAGTTCCGCTGGTGCTTCGGTGGGTGGGCGGTCAATGCCGACCTGCCGACGCCCGCCGGATTCGCCGGCGCCACCCGGTTCGTGCGCCCCGAGGACGTCGCCCGCGGCATCCCCTGCGGGCCCGACCTCGACGCCATCGTGGACGCCGTGCGGCCGTACTGGGAAGCCGGCTTCACCGATATCGCGCTGATCCAGATCGGCGGTCAAACACAAGATCTGTTCCTCAACGAAGCGGCAGAACCGTTGCTAGCGGCGCTGCGGGCGGCATCGCCCTAG
- a CDS encoding HemK2/MTQ2 family protein methyltransferase — MTSTYPVTADVSAVPAVYRPQDDSRLLVRAMHDSGLIPGRRVLDLCTGSGFVAIAAAEMGCASVTAFDICPHAVRCTLGNATVAGVQIDVRQGSWIAALRSAPFEVVVANPPYVPTPPEGENSLLSAGLGPWWAWNAGPDGRLVLEPLCASAANLLCGGGSLLLVQSGLAGVQQSLDSLRSTSLEAEVVASERIPFGPVLSERAGWLEQIGLVRRGCREEELVVIRADKP; from the coding sequence TTGACCAGCACGTACCCCGTCACCGCCGATGTTTCGGCCGTACCCGCGGTGTATCGGCCACAAGACGACTCGCGATTGCTTGTTCGCGCAATGCACGACAGCGGACTGATCCCCGGACGTCGAGTCCTGGATCTGTGCACCGGAAGTGGGTTCGTCGCGATAGCAGCTGCTGAAATGGGTTGTGCGAGCGTGACAGCGTTCGATATCTGCCCGCACGCAGTGCGCTGCACGCTGGGCAACGCGACCGTAGCGGGCGTGCAGATCGATGTCCGGCAAGGCTCGTGGATTGCCGCGCTGCGGAGTGCGCCGTTCGAGGTGGTGGTGGCCAACCCGCCTTACGTGCCGACTCCGCCGGAGGGCGAAAACAGCTTGCTTTCGGCAGGCTTGGGTCCATGGTGGGCTTGGAACGCTGGTCCCGACGGGCGCCTGGTGCTGGAACCGCTCTGCGCGTCGGCCGCAAACCTGCTGTGCGGCGGCGGATCTCTGCTGCTCGTTCAGTCGGGGCTGGCCGGAGTCCAGCAATCGCTGGACTCTTTGCGGTCGACCAGTCTGGAAGCTGAAGTGGTTGCTTCCGAAAGGATTCCATTCGGTCCCGTGCTCTCGGAACGGGCGGGCTGGCTGGAGCAAATCGGCCTGGTGCGGCGCGGCTGCCGGGAGGAGGAGCTGGTGGTGATCCGGGCGGACAAGCCATGA
- a CDS encoding CDGSH iron-sulfur domain-containing protein: MTGTRVRVVPKGPILVPGPVRIEVDDGVVVESDRFMVAICTCGRSREYPLCDTSHRRCRHVEGVGPEPN; the protein is encoded by the coding sequence ATGACCGGGACGCGGGTGCGCGTGGTGCCAAAAGGCCCGATTTTGGTGCCGGGCCCGGTGCGCATCGAAGTCGACGACGGCGTTGTTGTGGAATCCGATCGGTTCATGGTGGCCATCTGCACCTGCGGGCGGAGCAGGGAATACCCGTTATGCGACACCAGCCACCGGCGCTGTCGGCACGTCGAAGGCGTTGGCCCAGAGCCTAATTGA
- a CDS encoding iron-containing redox enzyme family protein, whose amino-acid sequence MSRASISVEPALPAAHGPLSTAVSCALAGPPSVDHHLARIGASVRDSDPYGLDLQLALCMCYELHYQGFAGVDPSWEWDPDLLHLRAELERAFLARVRRDVGPIEPDRTSAAEMEAISVEPVDGTGPSYHLRNTGTWEQMREYFVHRSMYHLKEGDPHAWAIPRLTGGAKAAFVAIEFDEYGAGQRHRAHQQLFADLLVAADLDETYLAYLDAVPAQALAVVNLMSLFGLHRRLRGAAIGHFAATEITSSPGSRRIAEALERMGAPTACVAFYREHVEADAVHEQVVRLDVVGDLVAHEPALDSDVIFGMRALTVVEDRLADKMMTSWKQGESSLRQPLN is encoded by the coding sequence GTGTCCCGAGCGTCGATCAGCGTTGAACCCGCCTTACCGGCGGCACACGGACCGTTGTCGACGGCCGTGTCGTGCGCTTTGGCGGGGCCTCCGTCCGTGGATCATCACCTGGCGCGGATCGGCGCATCCGTGCGCGATTCGGATCCCTACGGCCTCGATCTGCAACTGGCCTTGTGTATGTGTTATGAGCTGCACTACCAGGGTTTTGCGGGCGTCGACCCGTCCTGGGAGTGGGACCCCGACCTGCTGCACCTGCGCGCCGAACTCGAGCGTGCCTTTCTCGCCCGTGTGCGCCGCGACGTCGGTCCCATCGAGCCCGACCGCACCTCGGCAGCGGAGATGGAAGCGATTTCCGTCGAACCCGTGGACGGTACCGGCCCGTCCTACCACCTGCGCAACACCGGGACCTGGGAGCAGATGCGCGAATACTTCGTGCATCGATCGATGTATCACCTGAAAGAGGGCGACCCGCATGCCTGGGCGATTCCCCGGCTGACGGGCGGCGCCAAGGCGGCATTCGTGGCCATCGAATTCGACGAGTACGGCGCCGGGCAGCGTCATCGGGCCCATCAACAACTCTTCGCGGATCTATTGGTGGCGGCCGATCTGGACGAGACCTATCTGGCCTACCTCGACGCCGTCCCCGCCCAAGCGCTCGCCGTGGTGAACTTGATGTCGCTGTTCGGTTTGCATCGCCGGCTGCGTGGTGCGGCGATCGGGCATTTCGCCGCGACGGAGATCACGTCGTCGCCCGGCTCCCGACGAATTGCCGAAGCCCTGGAACGGATGGGCGCACCGACTGCGTGCGTCGCGTTCTACCGCGAACATGTCGAGGCCGACGCCGTGCACGAACAGGTGGTACGCCTCGATGTGGTGGGCGACCTCGTCGCACACGAGCCTGCGCTGGACAGCGACGTCATTTTCGGGATGCGCGCGTTGACGGTGGTCGAGGATCGCCTGGCGGACAAGATGATGACGTCATGGAAGCAGGGTGAATCGTCGTTGCGGCAACCGCTCAATTAG
- a CDS encoding SpoIIE family protein phosphatase — protein MTNADEFHAEYAAALRTYLDGRDDHILDVAHELGRRALQEQISMLDIVENHVRLILELSRDIRIDAPIALEFLLQTLAPLDVATRGFLDGTKRYAEQRARADGLADRDKFRTALVNSLQEGFFVADHEGSIIEMNKAFIDILGYPAEGLPYRWPHPWLVDKKAARENQSRVRSEGGTEYETPIRHRDGHLAWVMVSINAVKDTDTGQAAFVGTIRDVTAERAFAARESAVLRLATAVAVAKSVAELLAITLDECRTAIGVQRVIAVTWPGGDGEPTLQVAGEPTETTWRGLDPWLRDTFQDARQQLPLTAKTIERPNKPGKAQGLVAVLSGTGDLALWLELGAPRWVSAEDRLLVTVLIGHLSLAMQHVRQFESARETSLTLQRAMLPPVEPPQGFAMRYEPAVPPLEIGGDWYDVLSIGDHRIGIVVGDCVGRGLPAAAIMGQLRSSARALLINGAGPAAVLEQLDLAASLIPNAYCTTVFLAILDTESGVLEYSNAGHMPAVLAGPDGITVLTDARSVPLAVLRDEPRPQISRRLPSGSTLMVFTDGLVERKHESLDDGITRAAEVLVNTRTLPLDDVADAVLRELSPATGYDDDVAMVIYRHQQAPLRIETHAIADELASIRHRLADWLRAADVPDELVDDIVLVVNEGCTNCVEHAYRGHSLGTTQLEVETVDGEVRARITDRGSWKPPAINRGNSGRGLILMRAISNTMEIDSSPTGTIVNITFRLPAAPPSDDHWSGGR, from the coding sequence ATGACCAACGCCGACGAATTCCACGCCGAGTACGCGGCCGCGCTGCGAACCTATCTGGACGGGCGCGACGATCACATCCTCGACGTCGCCCACGAGCTCGGACGCCGGGCACTGCAAGAACAAATCAGCATGCTCGACATCGTCGAGAACCACGTCCGGCTGATCCTCGAACTGTCCAGAGACATCCGAATCGACGCACCGATCGCGCTGGAATTCCTGCTGCAAACGCTTGCCCCGCTCGATGTCGCGACACGCGGATTTCTCGACGGCACCAAGCGCTACGCCGAGCAACGTGCCCGCGCCGACGGACTCGCCGACCGCGACAAATTCCGTACGGCCCTGGTGAATTCGTTGCAGGAAGGCTTCTTCGTCGCCGATCACGAGGGCTCGATCATCGAGATGAACAAGGCCTTCATCGACATTCTCGGCTACCCGGCCGAGGGCTTGCCCTACCGATGGCCGCACCCGTGGCTGGTCGACAAGAAGGCCGCGCGGGAAAACCAATCCCGGGTCCGTAGCGAGGGCGGCACCGAGTACGAGACACCGATCCGGCATCGAGACGGGCATCTGGCGTGGGTGATGGTGAGCATCAACGCCGTCAAAGACACCGATACCGGCCAAGCGGCCTTCGTCGGGACGATTCGCGACGTCACTGCGGAACGGGCATTCGCCGCGCGGGAGAGCGCTGTGCTGCGCCTGGCCACCGCCGTGGCGGTAGCCAAAAGTGTCGCCGAGCTGCTGGCGATCACCCTCGACGAATGCCGGACGGCGATCGGCGTGCAGCGGGTGATCGCCGTGACCTGGCCCGGCGGCGACGGCGAGCCGACCCTTCAGGTGGCGGGCGAGCCGACCGAGACGACCTGGCGCGGGCTGGATCCCTGGTTGCGCGACACCTTTCAGGACGCCCGCCAGCAGCTGCCGCTGACGGCCAAAACCATTGAGCGGCCGAACAAACCCGGCAAGGCACAGGGATTGGTCGCGGTGCTCTCGGGCACCGGAGACCTCGCCTTGTGGCTGGAGCTCGGCGCACCGCGCTGGGTCAGCGCGGAGGATCGGCTGCTGGTCACGGTGCTGATCGGTCACCTCAGTCTGGCCATGCAGCACGTGCGCCAATTCGAAAGTGCCCGCGAGACGTCGTTGACGCTGCAGCGCGCGATGCTGCCGCCCGTGGAGCCGCCGCAAGGGTTCGCGATGCGCTACGAGCCGGCCGTCCCGCCGTTGGAGATCGGCGGCGACTGGTACGACGTGCTGTCGATCGGGGATCACCGCATCGGCATCGTCGTCGGCGACTGCGTGGGCCGGGGTCTGCCGGCCGCGGCCATCATGGGCCAGTTGCGCAGCTCGGCGCGCGCGCTGTTGATCAACGGCGCGGGTCCGGCAGCGGTGCTCGAGCAGCTCGACCTGGCGGCGTCGCTAATTCCGAATGCCTACTGCACCACCGTTTTTCTCGCGATTCTGGATACCGAATCCGGTGTGTTGGAGTACAGCAACGCCGGTCACATGCCCGCGGTGCTCGCCGGACCCGATGGCATCACGGTGCTGACCGACGCCCGCTCGGTGCCACTGGCGGTCTTGCGCGACGAACCTCGCCCGCAAATCTCACGACGGCTGCCGTCCGGCTCGACGCTGATGGTGTTCACCGACGGGCTGGTGGAACGCAAGCACGAGTCGCTCGACGACGGAATAACCCGCGCCGCAGAGGTTTTGGTGAATACCCGGACCCTGCCGCTGGACGACGTCGCGGACGCGGTGCTTCGTGAACTGTCTCCGGCGACGGGATACGACGACGACGTGGCGATGGTGATCTACCGGCATCAGCAGGCACCGCTGCGGATCGAAACGCATGCCATCGCAGACGAATTGGCCAGCATCCGGCATCGGTTGGCCGACTGGCTCAGAGCCGCTGACGTCCCGGACGAACTCGTCGACGACATCGTGCTGGTCGTCAACGAAGGATGCACCAACTGCGTCGAACACGCGTACCGCGGGCACAGCCTCGGGACAACGCAGCTCGAGGTCGAGACCGTCGACGGCGAAGTTCGCGCGCGCATCACCGACCGCGGCTCCTGGAAACCCCCGGCGATCAACCGGGGCAACAGCGGCCGCGGCCTCATCCTGATGAGGGCTATCAGCAACACGATGGAGATCGACAGCAGCCCAACCGGAACCATCGTCAACATCACCTTCCGGCTACCGGCGGCACCCCCAAGCGACGATCACTGGTCCGGCGGCCGCTAG
- a CDS encoding SpoIIE family protein phosphatase: protein MRESGRLGPIEWANAGRPLPGENTSGDRKIAVAVDDDAALFGVIDGLGHGPAAASAAMRAVDAVQRASGERLEVLIQLCHRVLSGTRGVAMTLARVDYAAKTLTWTGVGNVSAHLVSKDVTGVHIRSSARLAAGIVGYRIPEIRPAQVVSLRVGDMIVLSSDGITEDHLEHIDFAASAVAIADHILAKHAKETDDAMVLAARHRGALT, encoded by the coding sequence GTGCGTGAAAGCGGACGACTAGGACCGATCGAGTGGGCGAACGCGGGGCGCCCGCTACCCGGCGAGAACACCAGTGGCGATCGAAAGATCGCCGTCGCCGTCGACGACGATGCCGCTTTGTTCGGAGTGATCGACGGCCTCGGTCACGGTCCCGCCGCCGCGAGCGCCGCGATGCGCGCCGTCGACGCGGTCCAGCGGGCCTCCGGCGAGCGGCTCGAAGTCTTGATCCAGCTCTGTCATCGTGTGTTGAGTGGGACGCGAGGAGTCGCGATGACCTTGGCGAGAGTGGATTACGCGGCCAAAACGCTCACCTGGACCGGGGTGGGAAATGTCAGCGCCCACCTCGTCTCCAAGGATGTGACGGGTGTGCACATCCGGTCCAGCGCGCGCCTTGCCGCCGGCATCGTCGGCTATCGCATCCCGGAAATCAGGCCCGCTCAGGTGGTTTCACTGCGGGTCGGCGACATGATCGTGCTGTCCAGCGACGGCATCACCGAGGATCACCTGGAACATATCGACTTCGCCGCTTCGGCCGTGGCGATCGCCGACCACATTCTGGCTAAACACGCGAAAGAAACCGACGACGCCATGGTGCTCGCCGCACGTCACCGGGGGGCCCTGACATGA
- a CDS encoding anti-sigma regulatory factor: MACDIVVAINNPDDIVEARKAGHQLALDLGFSLTDVTMISTAISEIARNITSYAGRGAVRVMVEEREARQALVVRAEDDGPGIADIERAMEDGYSTGRGLGMGLPGARRLMDRLIVESALGKGTVIEMWKWVPGRA, encoded by the coding sequence GTGGCGTGTGACATCGTCGTCGCCATCAACAATCCCGACGACATCGTCGAAGCCCGCAAGGCCGGCCATCAGCTCGCACTAGACCTGGGGTTCTCGCTGACCGACGTCACGATGATCTCCACGGCGATCTCCGAGATCGCACGAAACATCACCAGCTACGCGGGACGCGGCGCGGTACGGGTCATGGTGGAAGAGCGCGAGGCCCGCCAGGCGCTGGTGGTGCGCGCCGAGGACGACGGTCCGGGCATCGCCGATATCGAGCGGGCGATGGAGGACGGGTACTCGACCGGTCGCGGGCTGGGCATGGGCCTGCCCGGGGCACGCCGTTTGATGGACCGGCTGATCGTGGAGTCCGCACTCGGCAAGGGAACGGTCATCGAAATGTGGAAATGGGTTCCCGGCCGTGCGTGA
- a CDS encoding STAS domain-containing protein translates to MPVPILKQGSILIATVQAALSDSDTERLRYDLMERVSRFRAQGIIVDVTAIDVMDSFAARSLRTIAHMTRLRGADTVIVGLSPEVAFAMVQLGLTFDDMNTALDLEEGIALLNRSRGLGKSTIGRDGGV, encoded by the coding sequence ATGCCAGTACCAATCCTGAAGCAGGGCTCGATCCTCATAGCCACGGTCCAGGCCGCCCTGTCCGACTCCGACACCGAACGACTGCGGTACGACCTGATGGAGCGGGTCAGCCGGTTCAGAGCGCAGGGCATCATCGTCGACGTCACCGCGATCGACGTGATGGATTCCTTTGCCGCACGCTCACTGCGCACGATCGCGCACATGACCAGGCTGCGCGGCGCCGACACCGTGATCGTGGGCCTGTCCCCCGAGGTCGCGTTCGCGATGGTCCAACTGGGACTGACCTTCGACGACATGAACACCGCCCTGGACCTCGAAGAAGGCATCGCGCTGCTGAATCGATCACGGGGGCTGGGCAAATCAACGATCGGGCGCGACGGTGGCGTGTGA
- a CDS encoding STAS domain-containing protein codes for MSDSSSTSTTTASVSSEGLLPQLVQHLRQNRTVLREEWARRITEAELLTAMTPEELFSEATAVYDNYVEVLETGSVEALQAYARDLSERIIPRGVETDEVLGIVLLLRDVLARSLFEKYQTEFEMLNRVLDAYEPAANRIANTVGVSFVQERERIIRQQQEAIRELSTPVLQVREQLLILPIIGVLDSQRARQVTEQLLRAIRANRAKVVVIDITGVPTIDSTVANHLVQTVDASGLMGASVIITGLSSEIALTLVTIGLDLSKMNAVGDLQGGIEEAERLLGYEVTRTGEQPG; via the coding sequence ATGTCAGATTCCAGCAGCACCAGCACCACCACTGCCAGTGTTTCCAGCGAAGGTCTGCTTCCACAGCTAGTGCAGCACCTGCGGCAGAATCGCACCGTCCTGCGCGAAGAGTGGGCCCGAAGAATCACCGAGGCCGAACTGCTGACCGCGATGACGCCGGAGGAACTCTTCTCCGAGGCGACCGCCGTCTACGACAACTATGTCGAGGTGCTCGAGACCGGTAGCGTCGAGGCGCTGCAGGCCTACGCGCGCGACCTGTCCGAGCGCATCATCCCGCGAGGGGTGGAAACCGACGAGGTGCTCGGCATCGTGTTGCTGCTGCGTGACGTGCTGGCGCGCTCACTGTTCGAGAAATACCAAACCGAGTTCGAGATGCTGAACCGGGTGCTGGATGCGTACGAACCGGCCGCCAACCGCATCGCCAACACCGTGGGCGTGTCGTTCGTGCAAGAACGCGAGCGCATCATCCGCCAGCAGCAGGAGGCGATCCGCGAGCTGTCCACGCCGGTGCTGCAGGTGCGCGAGCAGCTGCTGATCCTGCCGATCATCGGTGTGCTGGACAGTCAGCGCGCCCGTCAGGTCACCGAGCAGTTGCTCAGAGCCATCCGCGCCAACCGCGCGAAAGTCGTCGTCATCGACATCACCGGTGTGCCGACCATCGACTCCACCGTGGCGAACCACCTGGTGCAGACCGTCGACGCGTCCGGCCTGATGGGTGCGAGCGTGATCATCACCGGCCTGTCCTCGGAGATCGCCCTCACGCTGGTGACGATCGGCCTGGATCTGTCGAAGATGAACGCCGTCGGTGACCTGCAGGGTGGTATCGAAGAAGCCGAGCGCCTGCTCGGCTACGAAGTCACACGCACCGGCGAGCAACCGGGGTGA
- a CDS encoding STAS domain-containing protein, with amino-acid sequence MSAPDSITTLVADHDGVSVVSVSGEIDLVTAPALEQAIGAVVAEGPTALVIDLSAVEFLGSVGLKILAATYEKLGKSAEFGVVARGPATRRPIHLTGLDKTFPLYPTLDDALTGVRDGKLNR; translated from the coding sequence TTGTCAGCTCCTGATTCGATTACCACGTTGGTTGCGGACCACGATGGGGTGTCCGTGGTCAGTGTCAGCGGTGAAATCGATTTGGTCACCGCTCCGGCCCTGGAGCAAGCCATCGGTGCGGTCGTAGCTGAAGGGCCGACGGCGCTGGTTATCGACCTGTCCGCGGTGGAGTTCCTCGGTTCGGTCGGGCTGAAGATCCTGGCGGCGACCTACGAGAAGCTCGGCAAGTCGGCGGAGTTCGGCGTGGTCGCGCGGGGTCCGGCGACCAGACGCCCGATCCACCTGACCGGTCTGGACAAGACGTTCCCGCTGTACCCGACGCTGGACGATGCGCTGACCGGCGTGCGCGACGGCAAACTCAACCGCTGA
- a CDS encoding DUF4193 domain-containing protein, producing MKTASDYDARRVTDAENQEPAELRQLESGPSTAVVDEDPNDVHFFELPGADLSGEELAVTVIPQRSDEFTCSSCFLVQHRHRMLLSSSGRPICTDCA from the coding sequence ATGAAGACCGCAAGCGATTACGATGCACGTCGCGTGACCGACGCCGAGAACCAGGAGCCGGCCGAACTTCGCCAGCTGGAGTCGGGGCCGTCCACGGCGGTCGTCGACGAGGACCCCAATGATGTGCACTTCTTCGAGCTGCCCGGCGCGGACTTGTCCGGCGAGGAATTGGCCGTGACGGTGATTCCGCAGCGCTCTGACGAGTTCACCTGCTCGAGTTGCTTCCTGGTTCAGCACCGCCACCGGATGCTGCTGTCCAGCTCGGGGCGTCCCATTTGCACCGATTGTGCGTAG